The genomic window GTTGTTGCTCCAAAAATTAATGCCATAATCTACCATATTTCCGCGCCTCACTTGTGGTAAAAAAGAGTGAATTATAGCACTTTAATAGCACTTTATGGCTATACTTATGCAAAACAAACCTATTCTCTACACAAATGGAGCATAAATGCACAATCCTAACGATACCCTCGCGGATTCACAGCCTAGCCACAGCGCAGATTCTACCTTACAATCTAACGCAAAAACGCAAAAGGCACGAGATTTTTTGCCTATGCTTGATATACCGCAGGAAAACCTTACACATTTAGGATTCTTAAATGAGCTTATAGAACATATAGAGACGCTAGGATTCCTCAATATGAATCTTGCGTCCTTTACGCTTGAGGTAATTGCCCTAGATAGCGCGGATATGCGCGAGCTAAATAGCACTCATCGGGGCAAAGATACCACCACTGATGTATTATCCTTTCCTTTATGCTGTGATATGTTTAGCGAATCTCACACATTGACAGATATGATTTTGAATGAAAATTTAGAGGCACAGGAGTATAAAGGGGGGGATTCTAATGAATCTATGCTCCCGCTGTGTTTAGGAAGTGTAGTGATAA from Helicobacter typhlonius includes these protein-coding regions:
- the ybeY gene encoding rRNA maturation RNase YbeY, producing the protein MHNPNDTLADSQPSHSADSTLQSNAKTQKARDFLPMLDIPQENLTHLGFLNELIEHIETLGFLNMNLASFTLEVIALDSADMRELNSTHRGKDTTTDVLSFPLCCDMFSESHTLTDMILNENLEAQEYKGGDSNESMLPLCLGSVVINYELAEQVAKKHGHSAQDEISLLFIHGLLHILGFDHEVDNGEQRTMEQRIIESLGLKESLIVREMG